One part of the Pristiophorus japonicus isolate sPriJap1 chromosome 21, sPriJap1.hap1, whole genome shotgun sequence genome encodes these proteins:
- the LOC139233535 gene encoding uncharacterized protein, which yields MQPAQLVGDKKRERRVMKNKKKIDFILKVLPTSGPPPAHLRGSPPAHLRPTSGVHLLPTSGAHLLPTSGPPPAHLRPTSCPPPAHLLPTSGAHLLPTSGPPPGLTSCPPPAHLLPTSGAHLLPTSGPSLGFTSCPPLGLTSCPPPAHLLPTSCPPLGFTSCPPPAHLWGSPPAHLRGSPPAHLRPTSCPPPGLTSCPPPAHLLPTSGAHLLPTSGPSLGFTSCPPLGLTSCPPPAHLLPNSCPPLGFTSCPPPAHLRGSPPAHFRPTSGPPPAHLWGSPPAHFRPTSCPPPAHLWGSPPAHLRPTSGVHLLPTSGAHLLPTSGPPPRLTSCPLPAHLRPTSGPPPAHLLPTLGLTSCPPPAHLRGSPPAHFRPTSGPPPAHLQPSSCPPPAHLLLTSGARSCLPPAHLRGLQLPTECPLLPTSRATSSHVFIIEASFLIITGEQGLLPLIIGEQDLLPGHYCTQGMLH from the exons atgcagcctgcccagcttgtTGGtgacaagaagagggagaggagagtgatgaaaaacaagaagaagattgatttcatactcaag GTCCTGCCCACCTCCGGCCCACCTCCTGCCCACCTCCGGGGCTCACCTCCTGCCCACCTCCGGCCCACCTCTGGGGTTCACCTCCTGCCCACCTCCGGGGCTCACCTCCTGCCCACCTCCGGCCCACCTCCTGCCCACCTCCGGCCCACCTCCTGCCCACCTCCGGCCCACCTCCTGCCCACCTCCGGGGCTCACCTCCTGCCCACCTCCGGCCCACCTCCGGGGCTCACCTCCTGCCCACCTCCGGCCCACCTCCTGCCCACCTCCGGGGCTCACCTCCTGCCCACCTCCGGCCCATCTCTGGGGTTCACCTCCTGCCCACCTCTGGGGCTCACCTCCTGCCCACCTCCGGCCCACCTCCTGCCCACCTCCTGCCCACCTCTGGGGTTCACCTCCTGCCCACCTCCGGCCCACCTCTGGGGTTCACCTCCTGCCCACCTCCGGGGCTCACCTCCTGCCCACCTCCGGCCCACCTCCTGCCCACCTCCGGGGCTCACCTCCTGCCCACCTCCGGCCCACCTCCTGCCCACCTCCGGGGCTCACCTCCTGCCCACCTCCGGCCCATCTCTGGGGTTCACCTCCTGCCCACCTCTGGGGCTCACCTCCTGCCCACCTCCGGCCCACctcctgcccaactcctgcccacctCTGGGGTTCACCTCCTGCCCACCTCCGGCCCACCTCCGCGGCTCACCTCCTGCCCACTTCCGGCCCACCTCCGGCCCACCTCCTGCCCACCTCTGGGGTTCACCTCCTGCCCACTTCCGGCCCACCTCCTGCCCACCTCCTGCCCACCTCTGGGGTTCACCTCCTGCCCACCTCCGGCCCACCTCTGGGGTTCACCTCCTGCCCACCTCTGGGGCTCACCTCCTGCCCACCTCCGGCCCACCTCCGCGGCTCACCTCCTGCCCACTTCCGGCCCACCTCCGGCCCACCTCCGGCCCACCTCCTGCCCACCTCCTGCCCACCTTGGGGCTCACCTCCTGCCCACCTCCGGCCCACCTCCGCGGCTCACCTCCTGCCCACTTCCGGCCCACCTCCGGCCCACCTCCTGCCCACCTCCAGCCCTCCTCCTGCCCACCTCCTGCCCACCTTCTGCTCACCTCTGGGGCCCGCTCCTGCCTACCTCCTGCTCACCTCCGGGGCCTGCAACTGCCCACCGAGTGCCCGCTCCTGCCCACCTCCAGGGCCACCTCCAGCCATGTCTTCATTATAGAAGCAAGTTTCCTCATCATTACTGGGGAACAGGGCCTTCTGCCTCTCATTATTGGGGAACAGGACCTCCTGCCTGGCCATTACTGCACCCAAGGGATGCTTCATTAA